From the genome of Patescibacteria group bacterium, one region includes:
- a CDS encoding four helix bundle protein, giving the protein VRAGTSVGANYSEADDAESKKDFQHKIGICKKESRETKHWLRMTVVIQPELKDEARKLWQEAKELNLIFNSINNKLRNR; this is encoded by the coding sequence AGTCAGAGCCGGTACTAGTGTGGGCGCGAATTACTCTGAAGCCGACGATGCTGAATCAAAAAAAGATTTCCAGCATAAAATAGGAATCTGCAAAAAAGAATCCAGAGAAACCAAACATTGGTTAAGAATGACAGTTGTTATTCAGCCAGAGCTAAAAGATGAAGCCAGAAAACTCTGGCAAGAAGCTAAAGAACTAAACCTGATATTTAATTCAATTAACAATAAACTTAGAAATAGATAA